In Eriocheir sinensis breed Jianghai 21 chromosome 64, ASM2467909v1, whole genome shotgun sequence, one DNA window encodes the following:
- the LOC126987266 gene encoding uncharacterized protein LOC126987266 isoform X5, giving the protein MAGRGCMLGSPSDSTNSPSITQDTSGSSLEGAYVAGLPLLDHLRAWLVSVHQDLSRTLKPRQRNTLIAQLERARVELVYEAPPIGQYRQRQHMVVGVSRLGADRQAVLFPGEEASRRGLLTIAEYFREVHGLTLKYPSLNCVELHPSVFVPVELVRIISIPNMRGANLYWSSPDSTPSPVHGGGGGGGVETSPVEYRCGGGGCFSPSACVYNLYVVTTTTTTTTTTTTTTTNAYKLPMIGTTVSPTNPSTGVHNLCTIANTVSPTNPSTGVHNLCTIANTVSPTNPSTGVHNLCTIANTVSPTNPSTGVHNLCTIANTVSPTNPSTGVHSLSPLTNIHRTSTNISPLSSSSSSFFSPSSLSSFSSSSSSSSFSLTAAPYLPPPPTPHPLKHGFFGLELIMKVEEEEKKEEVEEKEAEEEEKEVKEDEEEEEEEGRRLEERKMEEVEDIEEASRKERGRMRDKGREEEEEEEEEREEEEETRKTGEREQVDKEGRDREEERREMEEEKEDKLRKTGEEKEVEEGREIEEGRQVEEGRKEDKLRKTGEEKEVEEGRQVEEGRKEDKLRKTEEEEEVEEGRQVEEGRKEDNLRKTEEEKEVEEGRQVEEGRKEDNLRKTEEEEEVEEGRQVEEGRKEDNLRKTEEEKDIDKGRKIEEGRKLEGKQMKEGRKEDNLRETEEEKEVEEGGEIEEGRKEDKLRKTEEEKEVDKGRELEKGRKFEGRQMEEGRKEDNLRETEEEKEVEEGGEIEEGRKEDKLRKTEEEKEVDKGRELQKGRKTGRRQMGEEKEEEKLRKTEAETPMKEERNKEERKIGIGRKEEEERDDETETEEEEGAEIDRPQAEEVEEVQHATQVEDAIHVDQGKHFFHIPATLHTWALYSYAENTTNNQLATFLIHLKQAGRTRGVEVAGPVQLRLPAARCQPGHNPLTDLQDLTTTYPGLQMVMVVVPDRYMYGRVKVVGDLCLGVATQCVYPRTVQHPRPAALGSLLAKINAKIGGCQMRGPRVAALPHLAPSLMVMGLHHHKLHHTNAGPAQGRGLMVGAVVASANLSSGQYLTEVQTQPSEDSAIADLTNMTRRLLECLTGQYRRPVPEQIVVYSDGVQKSQVEEERRAVTRGCHLFMASYSPHITWVEVYYRSLRSWPTTPAEPQSRSGFRLRSQHCSGRPFNTFIGSDGKSWLPTYYGITHGPGAIPVGAVERLSAALCHLPATALPKPLPCPLIYAHLAARRCRLHMRTLGENWTLRDYKELQRDVMRLVGVDVTNPVAHQPYYL; this is encoded by the exons ATGGCCGGCCGGGGATGTATGTTAG GCTCCCCGTCAGACAGCACCAACAGCCCCTCCATCACCCAGGACACCAGCGGCAGCAGTCTGGAGGGCGCGTATGTGGCTGGGCTGCCCCTTCTGGACCACCTGCGCGCCTGGCTGGTCTCCGTGCACCAGGATCTGTCCCGCACCCTCAAGCCCAGGCAGCGGAACACCCTTATCGCGCAGCTGGAGAGGGCAAGG gtTGAGCTTGTGTACGAGGCACCCCCTATCGGCCAGTATCGTCAGCGCCAGCACATGGTAGTCGGAGTCTCACGCTTGGGCGCTGATAGACAGGCGGTTCTGTTCCCTGGCGAGGAGGCATCCAGGCGAGGGCTTCTAACCATCGCTGAGTACTTCCGAGAGGTACACGGCCTCACCTTGAAGTACCCCAGCCTGAACTGTGTCGAACTGCACCCTAGTGTGTTTGTGCCTGTGGAG CTTGTGAGGATCATATCTATCCCCAACATGCGGGGTGCCAACCTCTACTGGTCCTCCCCCGACTCCACTCCTTCCCCtgtccatggtggtggtggtggtggaggggtggagacaTCACCAGTGGAGTATAGATGTGGAGGGGGTGGTTGTTTCTCTCCAAGTGCTTGTGTCTATAACTTGtatgttgttactactactactactactactactactactactactactactaccaatgccTATAAGTTGCCTATGATTGGTACTACTGTCTCTCCTACTAACCCTTCTACTGGTGTCCATAACTTGTGTACCATTGCTAATACTGTCTCTCCTACTAACCCTTCTACTGGTGTCCATAACTTGTGTACCATTGCTAATACTGTCTCTCCTACTAACCCTTCTACTGGTGTCCATAACTTGTGTACCATTGCTAATACTGTCTCTCCTACTAACCCTTCTACTGGTGTCCATAACTTGTGTACCATTGCTAATACTGTCTCTCCTACTAACCCTTCTACTGGTGTCCATAGCCTGTCCCCTCTTACTAACATCCATAGAACTTCTACtaacatctctcctctctcctcctcctcttcttcattcttctctccttcctccttgtcctccttctcctcctcttcctcttcctcctccttctccctcactgcTGCCCCctatcttccccctccccccacaccccacccctTGAAGCATGGATTCTTTGGCTTGGAGCTgataatg aaggtggaagaagaggagaagaaggaggaggtggaagaaaaagaagcggaggaggaagagaaggaggtgaaagaagatgaagaggaggaggaggaggaaggaagaagattagaagaaaggaaaatggaagaggtggaagacatTGAAGAGGcaagcaggaaggagagaggaagaatgagagataaaggaagagaggaggaggaggaggaggaggaggaaagagaagaagaggaggaaacaaggaagacaggagagagagaacaggtggacaaagagggaagagacagagaggaagaaagaagagagatggaagaggaaaaagaagacaaattaaGAAAgacgggagaagaaaaggaggtggaggaaggaagagaaattgaggaaggaagacaagtggaagagggaagaaaagaagacaaattgagaaagacaggagaagaaaaggaggtggaggaaggaagacaagtggaagagggaagaaaagaagacaaattgagaaagacagaagaagaagaggaggtggaggaaggaagacaagtggaagagggaagaaaagaagacaatttgagaaagacagaagaagaaaaggaggtggaggaaggaagacaagtggaagagggaagaaaagaagacaatttgagaaagacagaagaagaagaggag gtggaggaaggaagacaagtggaagagggaagaaaagaagacaatttaagaaagacagaagaagaaaaggacattgataaaggaagaaaaattgaggaaggaagaaaattagaaggaaaacagatgaaagagggaagaaaagaagacaatttgagagaaacagaagaagaaaaggaggtggaggaaggaggagaaattgaggaaggaagaaaagaagacaaattgagaaaaacagaagaagaaaaggag gttgataaaggaagggaattagagaaaggaagaaaatttgaaggaagacaaatggaagagggaagaaaagaagacaatttgagagaaacagaagaagaaaaggaggtggaggaaggaggagaaattgaggaaggaagaaaagaagacaaattgagaaaaacagaagaagaaaaggag gttgataaaggaagagaattgcagaaaggaagaaaaaccggAAGAAGacaaatgggagaagaaaaagaagaggaaaaactacGAAAGACAGAAGCAGAAACAccgatgaaagaagaaagaaataaagaagaaaggaaaattggaataggaagaaaggaggaagaggagagagatgatgaaacagagacggaagaagaagaaggagcggAAATAGATCGACCACAAgcggaagaagtggaggaggtacAACACGCAACACAGGTGGAAGACGCAATACACGTGGATCAAGGCAAACACTTCTTCCACATCCCTGCCACACTCCACACCTGGGCGCTCTATAGCTATGCCGagaacaccaccaacaaccaacTAGC TACCTTCCTGATCCACCTCAAACAAGCCGGGCGGACCAGGGGCGTGGAGGTGGCCGGGCCTGTCCAGCTCCGATTGCCCGCTGCCCGCTGTCAACCAGGTCACAACCCCCTGACGGACCTGCAGGACCTAACCACAACCTACCCTGGCctgcagatggtgatggtggtggtgccggaCAGATATATGTATG GTCGGGTCAAGGTGGTGGGTGACCTGTGCCTGGGGGTGGCGACGCAGTGTGTGTACCCCAGGACAGTGCAACACCCCCGCCCGGCCGCCCTCGGAAGTCTGCTCGCCAAGATCAACGCTAAAATTGGAGGCTGCCAGATGAGGGGTCCACGCGTTGCCGCActgcct CACCTAGCCCCGTCCCTTATGGTGATGGGGCTGCACCACCACAAGCTCCACCACACCAATGCCGGGCCAGCGCAGGGAAGGGGGCTGATGGTGGGGGCAGTGGTGGCGTCGGCAAACCTCAGCAGCGGGCAATACTTGACAGAGGTTCAAACACAGCCAAGTGAGGACTCCGCCATCGCTGACCTCACCAATAtgacccg tCGCCTGCTGGAGTGTCTGACGGGGCAGTACAGGCGACCAGTGCCGGAGCAGATTGTAGTGTACAGTGACGGGGTACAGAAGAGCCaggttgaggaggagaggagggccgTCACGAGGGGCTGCCACCTCTTCATGGCCAGCTACTCCCCGCACATCACCTGGGTGGAGGTCTACTATAGATCGCTGcggag CTGGCCAACCACCCCTGCCGAACCCCAATCAAGGTCTGGGTTCCGTCTGAGAAGCCAGCATTGCAGCGGAAGACCATTCAACACCTTCATCGGC AGTGACGGGAAATCCTGGCTGCCGACCTACTATGGGATTACGCATGGGCCCGGTGCCATTCCTGTAGGGGCCGTTGAGCGCCTATCCGCGGCCCTGTGCCACCTCCCCGCCACAGCCCTGCCCAAGCCGCTGCCCTGCCCTCTCATCTATGCCCATCTAGCAGCAAGGAG GTGCCGGCTACACATGAGGACCCTGGGGGAGAACTGGACACTGAGGGACTACAAGGAACTCCAGAGGGATGTCATGCGCCTGGTGGGAGTGGACGTGACCAACCCTGTGGCACACCAACCCTACTATTTGTGa
- the LOC126987266 gene encoding uncharacterized protein LOC126987266 isoform X8 produces the protein MAGRGCMLGSPSDSTNSPSITQDTSGSSLEGAYVAGLPLLDHLRAWLVSVHQDLSRTLKPRQRNTLIAQLERARVELVYEAPPIGQYRQRQHMVVGVSRLGADRQAVLFPGEEASRRGLLTIAEYFREVHGLTLKYPSLNCVELHPSVFVPVELVRIISIPNMRGANLYWSSPDSTPSPVHGGGGGGGVETSPVEYRCGGGGCFSPSACVYNLYVVTTTTTTTTTTTTTTTNAYKLPMIGTTVSPTNPSTGVHNLCTIANTVSPTNPSTGVHNLCTIANTVSPTNPSTGVHNLCTIANTVSPTNPSTGVHNLCTIANTVSPTNPSTGVHSLSPLTNIHRTSTNISPLSSSSSSFFSPSSLSSFSSSSSSSSFSLTAAPYLPPPPTPHPLKHGFFGLELIMKVEEEEKKEEVEEKEAEEEEKEVKEDEEEEEEEGRRLEERKMEEVEDIEEASRKERGRMRDKGREEEEEEEEEREEEEETRKTGEREQVDKEGRDREEERREMEEEKEDKLRKTGEEKEVEEGREIEEGRQVEEGRKEDKLRKTGEEKEVEEGRQVEEGRKEDNLRKTEEEEEVEEGRQVEEGRKEDNLRKTEEEKDIDKGRKIEEGRKLEGKQMKEGRKEDNLRETEEEKEVEEGGEIEEGRKEDKLRKTEEEKEVDKGRELEKGRKFEGRQMEEGRKEDNLRETEEEKEVEEGGEIEEGRKEDKLRKTEEEKEVDKGRELQKGRKTERRQMGEEKEDNLRKTEEGTKVDKGRELQKGRKTGRRQMGEEKEEEKLRKTEAETPMKEERNKEERKIGIGRKEEEERDDETETEEEEGAEIDRPQAEEVEEVQHATQVEDAIHVDQGKHFFHIPATLHTWALYSYAENTTNNQLATFLIHLKQAGRTRGVEVAGPVQLRLPAARCQPGHNPLTDLQDLTTTYPGLQMVMVVVPDRYMYGRVKVVGDLCLGVATQCVYPRTVQHPRPAALGSLLAKINAKIGGCQMRGPRVAALPHLAPSLMVMGLHHHKLHHTNAGPAQGRGLMVGAVVASANLSSGQYLTEVQTQPSEDSAIADLTNMTRRLLECLTGQYRRPVPEQIVVYSDGVQKSQVEEERRAVTRGCHLFMASYSPHITWVEVYYRSLRSWPTTPAEPQSRSGFRLRSQHCSGRPFNTFIGSDGKSWLPTYYGITHGPGAIPVGAVERLSAALCHLPATALPKPLPCPLIYAHLAARRCRLHMRTLGENWTLRDYKELQRDVMRLVGVDVTNPVAHQPYYL, from the exons ATGGCCGGCCGGGGATGTATGTTAG GCTCCCCGTCAGACAGCACCAACAGCCCCTCCATCACCCAGGACACCAGCGGCAGCAGTCTGGAGGGCGCGTATGTGGCTGGGCTGCCCCTTCTGGACCACCTGCGCGCCTGGCTGGTCTCCGTGCACCAGGATCTGTCCCGCACCCTCAAGCCCAGGCAGCGGAACACCCTTATCGCGCAGCTGGAGAGGGCAAGG gtTGAGCTTGTGTACGAGGCACCCCCTATCGGCCAGTATCGTCAGCGCCAGCACATGGTAGTCGGAGTCTCACGCTTGGGCGCTGATAGACAGGCGGTTCTGTTCCCTGGCGAGGAGGCATCCAGGCGAGGGCTTCTAACCATCGCTGAGTACTTCCGAGAGGTACACGGCCTCACCTTGAAGTACCCCAGCCTGAACTGTGTCGAACTGCACCCTAGTGTGTTTGTGCCTGTGGAG CTTGTGAGGATCATATCTATCCCCAACATGCGGGGTGCCAACCTCTACTGGTCCTCCCCCGACTCCACTCCTTCCCCtgtccatggtggtggtggtggtggaggggtggagacaTCACCAGTGGAGTATAGATGTGGAGGGGGTGGTTGTTTCTCTCCAAGTGCTTGTGTCTATAACTTGtatgttgttactactactactactactactactactactactactactactaccaatgccTATAAGTTGCCTATGATTGGTACTACTGTCTCTCCTACTAACCCTTCTACTGGTGTCCATAACTTGTGTACCATTGCTAATACTGTCTCTCCTACTAACCCTTCTACTGGTGTCCATAACTTGTGTACCATTGCTAATACTGTCTCTCCTACTAACCCTTCTACTGGTGTCCATAACTTGTGTACCATTGCTAATACTGTCTCTCCTACTAACCCTTCTACTGGTGTCCATAACTTGTGTACCATTGCTAATACTGTCTCTCCTACTAACCCTTCTACTGGTGTCCATAGCCTGTCCCCTCTTACTAACATCCATAGAACTTCTACtaacatctctcctctctcctcctcctcttcttcattcttctctccttcctccttgtcctccttctcctcctcttcctcttcctcctccttctccctcactgcTGCCCCctatcttccccctccccccacaccccacccctTGAAGCATGGATTCTTTGGCTTGGAGCTgataatg aaggtggaagaagaggagaagaaggaggaggtggaagaaaaagaagcggaggaggaagagaaggaggtgaaagaagatgaagaggaggaggaggaggaaggaagaagattagaagaaaggaaaatggaagaggtggaagacatTGAAGAGGcaagcaggaaggagagaggaagaatgagagataaaggaagagaggaggaggaggaggaggaggaggaaagagaagaagaggaggaaacaaggaagacaggagagagagaacaggtggacaaagagggaagagacagagaggaagaaagaagagagatggaagaggaaaaagaagacaaattaaGAAAgacgggagaagaaaaggaggtggaggaaggaagagaaattgaggaaggaagacaagtggaagagggaagaaaagaagacaaattgagaaagacaggagaagaaaaggag gtggaggaaggaagacaagtggaagagggaagaaaagaagacaatttgagaaagacagaagaagaagaggag gtggaggaaggaagacaagtggaagagggaagaaaagaagacaatttaagaaagacagaagaagaaaaggacattgataaaggaagaaaaattgaggaaggaagaaaattagaaggaaaacagatgaaagagggaagaaaagaagacaatttgagagaaacagaagaagaaaaggaggtggaggaaggaggagaaattgaggaaggaagaaaagaagacaaattgagaaaaacagaagaagaaaaggag gttgataaaggaagggaattagagaaaggaagaaaatttgaaggaagacaaatggaagagggaagaaaagaagacaatttgagagaaacagaagaagaaaaggaggtggaggaaggaggagaaattgaggaaggaagaaaagaagacaaattgagaaaaacagaagaagaaaaggaggttgataaaggaagagaattgcagaaaggaagaaaaactgaaagaagacaaatgggagaagaaaaagaagacaatttaagaaagacagaagagggaACGAAGgttgataaaggaagagaattgcagaaaggaagaaaaaccggAAGAAGacaaatgggagaagaaaaagaagaggaaaaactacGAAAGACAGAAGCAGAAACAccgatgaaagaagaaagaaataaagaagaaaggaaaattggaataggaagaaaggaggaagaggagagagatgatgaaacagagacggaagaagaagaaggagcggAAATAGATCGACCACAAgcggaagaagtggaggaggtacAACACGCAACACAGGTGGAAGACGCAATACACGTGGATCAAGGCAAACACTTCTTCCACATCCCTGCCACACTCCACACCTGGGCGCTCTATAGCTATGCCGagaacaccaccaacaaccaacTAGC TACCTTCCTGATCCACCTCAAACAAGCCGGGCGGACCAGGGGCGTGGAGGTGGCCGGGCCTGTCCAGCTCCGATTGCCCGCTGCCCGCTGTCAACCAGGTCACAACCCCCTGACGGACCTGCAGGACCTAACCACAACCTACCCTGGCctgcagatggtgatggtggtggtgccggaCAGATATATGTATG GTCGGGTCAAGGTGGTGGGTGACCTGTGCCTGGGGGTGGCGACGCAGTGTGTGTACCCCAGGACAGTGCAACACCCCCGCCCGGCCGCCCTCGGAAGTCTGCTCGCCAAGATCAACGCTAAAATTGGAGGCTGCCAGATGAGGGGTCCACGCGTTGCCGCActgcct CACCTAGCCCCGTCCCTTATGGTGATGGGGCTGCACCACCACAAGCTCCACCACACCAATGCCGGGCCAGCGCAGGGAAGGGGGCTGATGGTGGGGGCAGTGGTGGCGTCGGCAAACCTCAGCAGCGGGCAATACTTGACAGAGGTTCAAACACAGCCAAGTGAGGACTCCGCCATCGCTGACCTCACCAATAtgacccg tCGCCTGCTGGAGTGTCTGACGGGGCAGTACAGGCGACCAGTGCCGGAGCAGATTGTAGTGTACAGTGACGGGGTACAGAAGAGCCaggttgaggaggagaggagggccgTCACGAGGGGCTGCCACCTCTTCATGGCCAGCTACTCCCCGCACATCACCTGGGTGGAGGTCTACTATAGATCGCTGcggag CTGGCCAACCACCCCTGCCGAACCCCAATCAAGGTCTGGGTTCCGTCTGAGAAGCCAGCATTGCAGCGGAAGACCATTCAACACCTTCATCGGC AGTGACGGGAAATCCTGGCTGCCGACCTACTATGGGATTACGCATGGGCCCGGTGCCATTCCTGTAGGGGCCGTTGAGCGCCTATCCGCGGCCCTGTGCCACCTCCCCGCCACAGCCCTGCCCAAGCCGCTGCCCTGCCCTCTCATCTATGCCCATCTAGCAGCAAGGAG GTGCCGGCTACACATGAGGACCCTGGGGGAGAACTGGACACTGAGGGACTACAAGGAACTCCAGAGGGATGTCATGCGCCTGGTGGGAGTGGACGTGACCAACCCTGTGGCACACCAACCCTACTATTTGTGa